From the genome of Bacteroidales bacterium, one region includes:
- a CDS encoding DUF4270 family protein — translation MKGNLVKTAKQLLLFSVMILAVIACEKEAKEFGDQIMHPNDSIEADYDTSFQMGTFVEKSDSFPSLYSSIEAPTTIQHSNILLGEYLSPNFGRMKASFMSQIYKADSLSFSSVEEGVGATLYFQIESSHGSFEESKVRVYKLNKELQISNNYYSTTDPGGFYDASDLISESTELLGDSIIKVNLTQSFAEFLASAEDTIMGDHGDFLEFFPGIFAEMETDGNSFLNNIKIANDTTRLELAYRAAGEDEVDTLEYPIPSTALRVNTFEHYFEEATAPVKNAHRFLTNDSAENDSILLINGPGGTRAKLLIPEAVRETFNKKETSQDNKFLARAEIELKPLISPDSPLFPESVGMYAYPRDTSYVSISQSQFFNGEYDEDRNVFSCNITSYLQAYINEEVDNNRLYIQTRNFRFQPGELIISGANHSTPIKLRIKYFKP, via the coding sequence ATGAAGGGAAATCTCGTTAAGACCGCAAAGCAATTGCTATTATTTTCAGTAATGATCCTGGCGGTTATCGCATGCGAAAAAGAGGCAAAAGAATTCGGTGATCAGATCATGCACCCTAACGACAGCATAGAGGCAGATTATGATACCAGCTTTCAGATGGGGACATTTGTTGAAAAATCCGATTCATTCCCATCCCTTTATTCCTCCATAGAAGCTCCCACAACGATCCAGCATTCCAATATACTGCTGGGAGAATACCTCAGTCCCAATTTTGGAAGAATGAAAGCAAGTTTTATGTCCCAGATTTATAAAGCCGATTCTTTAAGTTTTTCTTCAGTGGAAGAAGGTGTAGGTGCTACGCTTTACTTCCAGATTGAATCTTCTCACGGATCTTTTGAAGAATCGAAGGTTCGGGTTTATAAGCTTAATAAAGAATTACAAATAAGCAATAATTATTATTCCACTACGGACCCGGGAGGTTTTTATGATGCAAGTGATTTAATTTCAGAATCCACGGAATTACTGGGAGACAGTATAATAAAAGTAAATCTCACCCAATCATTTGCAGAATTTCTTGCTAGCGCTGAGGATACGATTATGGGTGACCATGGTGACTTCCTGGAATTTTTCCCGGGAATTTTTGCTGAAATGGAAACCGATGGCAATAGCTTCCTGAACAACATCAAAATAGCCAATGATACAACAAGGCTTGAGCTGGCTTATAGAGCAGCCGGTGAAGATGAGGTAGATACACTCGAATATCCCATACCATCTACTGCGTTGCGGGTAAACACCTTTGAGCATTATTTTGAAGAAGCAACGGCGCCCGTGAAAAACGCCCACCGTTTTCTAACCAATGACTCTGCAGAAAACGACAGCATCTTGCTAATAAACGGTCCCGGCGGAACAAGGGCAAAACTGCTGATACCGGAAGCGGTTAGAGAAACGTTCAACAAGAAAGAAACGTCCCAGGATAACAAGTTTTTGGCCCGTGCGGAAATCGAACTAAAACCTTTAATATCACCCGACAGTCCCCTTTTTCCTGAATCCGTGGGTATGTATGCCTATCCCCGGGATACCAGCTATGTGTCCATTTCCCAAAGCCAGTTCTTCAACGGGGAATATGATGAAGACCGGAATGTATTCAGTTGCAACATTACCAGTTATCTTCAGGCATATATTAACGAAGAGGTAGATAATAACCGGTTATACATCCAGACCAGGAACTTTCGCTTTCAGCCCGGAGAATTAATCATATCCGGTGCCAACCATTCTACTCCAATCAAATTAAGGATCAAATATTTCAAACCTTAA
- a CDS encoding glycogen/starch synthase, with the protein MEKTKVLFISQEITPYLPETEMSRTARYLPQGIQERGKEIRTFMPKYGSINERRNQLHEVIRLSGMNLIIDDTDRPLIIKVASIQSARMQVYFIDNEDYFQRRYTLQDENGEYFSDNDERAIFFARGVLETVKKLRWSPDIVHCLGWFTSLVPLYLKHSYNEDPLFANSKVVYSIYDDEFDTPLKQEFKDKLKIEGINNKAIKKIKDNPDYVNLTKMTIDNSDAIIKGSKQINEEIESYIQQINKPTLEYQPEDKYIDAYSTFYDELLTK; encoded by the coding sequence ATGGAAAAAACGAAAGTACTTTTCATATCTCAGGAGATAACCCCTTACCTTCCCGAGACTGAAATGTCCCGTACCGCAAGATACTTACCTCAGGGCATACAGGAAAGAGGCAAGGAAATAAGAACATTTATGCCCAAATACGGGAGCATCAACGAAAGAAGGAATCAATTACACGAGGTAATAAGACTCTCCGGCATGAATCTGATCATTGATGACACAGATCGTCCCCTCATCATCAAAGTCGCTTCCATCCAATCTGCACGCATGCAGGTATACTTTATTGATAATGAAGACTATTTCCAGAGAAGATATACATTACAAGACGAAAACGGAGAATATTTCTCCGATAATGATGAAAGAGCCATATTCTTCGCCAGGGGTGTACTGGAAACTGTAAAAAAATTACGCTGGTCACCGGATATCGTCCATTGTCTGGGGTGGTTCACCTCTCTGGTTCCTTTATACCTCAAACATTCCTACAATGAAGACCCCCTTTTTGCCAATTCAAAGGTGGTTTACTCCATTTACGACGATGAATTTGATACACCGTTGAAACAAGAATTTAAAGACAAACTAAAAATTGAAGGCATCAACAACAAGGCCATCAAAAAGATTAAAGACAATCCGGATTATGTCAATCTGACCAAGATGACCATTGACAATTCGGATGCCATAATCAAAGGGAGTAAACAAATTAATGAAGAAATTGAATCCTATATTCAGCAAATCAATAAACCGACTCTTGAATACCAGCCGGAAGATAAATATATTGATGCATACTCCACGTTCTATGATGAATTATTAACCAAATAA
- the tenA gene encoding thiaminase II encodes MDFLKDLNESVEPIYQELINHPFNVELASGTLPEEKFRFYISQDIHYIGEYSRALAALASVAPSHDELTEFISFAKEGLDIERALHNEFIKQFNITPPKEIALATEAYSNFLLSAAAYRSYPEALASLLPCFWLYNKVAVHIYYNANTENKYQQWINTYSSAEFDETTKRLKEITERLARENTQKIRENMKHLYIRSSRYEWLFWDSAYHLRYWI; translated from the coding sequence ATGGATTTTTTAAAAGATCTGAACGAATCGGTTGAACCGATCTATCAAGAACTCATCAATCACCCTTTCAACGTGGAACTCGCCAGCGGAACCCTCCCGGAAGAAAAATTTCGTTTCTACATCAGCCAGGACATCCATTATATTGGTGAATACTCCCGTGCATTGGCAGCTTTGGCTTCAGTAGCACCTTCGCATGATGAGCTGACGGAATTCATTTCCTTTGCCAAAGAAGGTCTGGATATTGAAAGGGCACTGCACAATGAGTTTATAAAACAATTCAATATAACACCTCCGAAAGAAATTGCGCTGGCTACCGAAGCCTATTCCAATTTTCTTCTCAGTGCGGCTGCATACAGGAGCTACCCGGAAGCACTGGCAAGTTTGCTGCCATGCTTCTGGCTTTACAACAAAGTAGCGGTGCATATATATTATAATGCCAACACAGAAAACAAATATCAGCAGTGGATCAATACTTATTCAAGTGCCGAATTTGATGAAACCACAAAACGACTGAAAGAAATCACCGAAAGGCTCGCCAGGGAAAACACCCAAAAAATAAGAGAAAATATGAAGCATCTGTATATCAGGTCTTCCAGATATGAATGGCTTTTTTGGGACAGCGCCTATCACCTGAGATATTGGATCTAA
- the thiD gene encoding bifunctional hydroxymethylpyrimidine kinase/phosphomethylpyrimidine kinase: MKNIQHYKKALTIAGSDSSGGAGIQADLKTFAANGVYGMSAITAITAQNTEGVRDIHPIPIKILESQIAAVMDDIGADAVKIGMLHSSEVIQTVLDALKKYQVENVVLDPVMVATSGDKLLRDEAIKTLIKDLLPAASVITPNIPEAEIILEKKIKTEEDFQNAARELSQTGAKSVLLKSGHFKGGELSDIFYITSKDELIEMPFKRIETKNTHGTGCTLSSAVASWLALGYPLKEAIQKGMEYTHQAIFEGSAYQIGKGHGPVHHFYKFWS, encoded by the coding sequence AAAGCACTGACCATAGCAGGTTCGGACAGCAGCGGAGGGGCCGGCATTCAGGCTGATCTGAAGACGTTTGCAGCCAATGGAGTATATGGCATGTCTGCCATTACAGCCATAACAGCACAAAACACAGAGGGAGTAAGGGATATCCATCCTATCCCTATAAAGATACTCGAAAGCCAGATTGCTGCGGTTATGGACGATATAGGTGCCGATGCCGTAAAAATAGGGATGTTACATAGCTCCGAGGTAATCCAAACAGTATTGGATGCATTGAAAAAATATCAGGTGGAAAATGTAGTTCTGGATCCGGTTATGGTAGCCACTTCGGGTGACAAACTGCTCCGGGATGAGGCCATCAAAACACTGATTAAGGATTTGCTGCCGGCAGCCTCGGTAATCACACCCAATATTCCGGAAGCCGAAATCATTCTGGAGAAAAAGATCAAAACCGAAGAAGATTTTCAAAATGCAGCCCGCGAGCTTTCACAGACCGGTGCAAAGTCGGTGCTGTTAAAGTCAGGGCATTTCAAAGGAGGCGAATTATCCGACATCTTTTATATTACCTCAAAGGACGAACTTATTGAAATGCCCTTTAAACGCATTGAAACAAAAAACACCCATGGTACGGGATGTACTTTGTCGTCTGCAGTTGCATCCTGGCTGGCTCTTGGTTATCCCCTGAAAGAAGCCATTCAAAAAGGAATGGAATACACCCATCAAGCCATATTTGAAGGATCAGCCTATCAAATCGGAAAAGGCCACGGGCCGGTTCATCATTTTTATAAATTCTGGAGTTAA